A region from the Pelobates fuscus isolate aPelFus1 chromosome 3, aPelFus1.pri, whole genome shotgun sequence genome encodes:
- the TNPO2 gene encoding transportin-2 isoform X1, translating into MTSSARALSLSVSTPPASLLHLRELVVVAMDWRPDEEGLQQVLQLLKDSQSPDTATQRVVQDKLKHLNQYPDFNNYLIFVLTRLKSEDEPTRSLSGLILKNNVKAHYQSFPQPVSEFIKQECLNSIGDSSSLIRATIGILITTIASKGELQTWPELLPQLCNLLNSEDYNTCEGAFGALQKICEDSSELLDSDALNRPLNIMIPKFLQFFKHCSPKIRSHAIACVNQFITDRAQALMDNIDTFIEHLFALAVDEDPEVRKNVCRALVMLLEVRIDRLLPHMHSIIQYMLERTQDSDENVALEACEFWLTLADQPICKDALANHLLQLIPILVNGMKYNEIDIILLKGDVEEDETVPDSEQDIKPRFHKSRTVTLQHEEDRAEGDDDADDEDDDDDTLSDWNLRKCSAAALDVLANVFREELLPHLLPLLKGLLFHPEWVIKESGILVLGAIAEGCMQGMVPYLPELIPHLIQCLSDKKALVRSIACWTLSRYAHWVVSQPPDLYLKPLMTELLKRILDSNKRVQEAACSAFATLEEEACTELVPYLSFILDTLVFAFGKYQHKNLLILYDAIGTLADSVGHHLNQPEYIQKLMPPLIQKWNELKDEDKDLFPLLECLSSIATALQSGFLPYCEPVYQRCVTLVQKTLAQAMMYSQHPDQYEAPDKDFMIVALDLLSGLAEGLGGHVEQLVARSNIMTLLFQCMQDIMPEVRQSSFALLGDLTKACFLHVKPCISEFMPILGTNLNPEFISVCNNATWAIGEICMQMGAEMQPYVSMVLNNLVEIINRPNTPKTLLENTAITIGRLGCVCPQEVAPMLQQFIRPWCTSLRNIRDNEEKDSAFRGICIMIGVNPGGVVQDFIFFCDAVASWVSPKDDLRDMFYKILHGFKEQVGEENWNQFSEQFPPLLKERLAAFYGV; encoded by the exons TTAGTAGTTGTCGCGATGGACTGGCGCCCAGATGAGGAAGGATTGCAGCAGGTCCTTCAGCTGCTTAAAGACTCGCAGTCCCCAGACACAGCCACGCAGCGGGTAGTCCAGGAT AAATTAAAACATTTGAACCAGTATCCAGATTTCAACAACTACTTAATCTTTGTGCTGACGCGGCTCAAGTCTGAAG ATGAGCCAACACGATCCCTGAGTGGTTTGATCCTGAAAAACAATGTGAAGGCCCATTATCAGAGCTTCCCTCAACCAGTGTCTGAATTTATCAAGCAGGAATGTTTGAACAGCATTGGCGATTCTTCTTCTCTCATCAGAGCAACAATTG GTATACTTATTACTACCATTGCATCGAAGGGTGAACTGCAGACGTGGCCAGAGCTCCTTCCTCAGCTATGTAACTTGCTGAACTCTGAGGATTACAACACGTGTGAG GGTGCGTTTGGGGCTCTGCAGAAGATCTGTGAAGATTCCTCTGAACTCCTTGACAGTGATGCGCTCAACAGGCCCCTCAACATCATGATCCCTAAATTCCTCCAGTTTTTTAAGCATTGCAGTCCCAAAATCAG GTCTCATGCTATCGCCTGTGTCAATCAGTTTATCACAGATCGAGCGCAAGCACTCATGGATAATATAGACACTTTTATTGAG caccttTTTGCCCTGGCAGTGGATGAAGACCCTGAGGTTCGGAAGAACGTGTGCCGTGCGCTGGTCATGTTGCTGGAGGTCCGAATAGACCGGCTACTGCCTCACATGCACAGCATAATCCAG TATATGCTGGAAAGGACGCAGGACAGCGATGAGAACGTAGCACTGGAAGCCTGTGAATTTTGGCTCACCTTGGCAGACCAGCCTATCTGCAAGGATGCCCTCGCTAATCACCTCCTGCA ATTGATTCCAATCTTGGTGAATGGGATGAAATATAACGAGATTGACATAATACTACTGAAG GGGGATGTGGAGGAGGATGAGACCGTGCCGGACAGTGAGCAGGACATCAAGCCACGGTTCCACAAGTCTCGCACAGTGACACTGCAGCACGAGGAAGATCGTGCAGAAGGTGATGATGATGCAGATGACGAGGACGATGACGATGATACATTGTCTGACTGGAATTTGA GAAAATGTTCTGCTGCTGCTCTCGACGTCCTTGCCAATGTGTTCCGGGAGGAGTTGCTCCCTCACCTTCTGCCTCTTCTGAAAGGTCTCCTTTTCCATCCCGAGTGGGTCATAAAGGAGTCAGGAATCCTGGTCCTTGGGGCAATTGCTGAAG GTTGCATGCAGGGAATGGTTCCTTACCTCCCAGAACTTATCCCTCATCTGATCCAGTGCTTGTCTGATAAGAAGGCATTGGTCCGCTCCATTGCCTGCTGGACACTGAGCCGATATGCCCATTGGGTCGTCAGCCAACCTCCTGACCTCTACTTGAAGCCGCTAATGACGGAGCTCCTCAAACGCATCTTGGACAGCAACAAGAGGGTGCAGGAGGCAGCTTGCAG CGCTTTTGCTACGTTGGAAGAAGAGGCCTGCACAGAATTGGTTCCGTACTTGAGCTTCATATTGGATACGTTGGTGTTTGCATTTGGGAAATACCAGCACAAGAATCTTCTGATCTTGTATGATGCGATTGGGACGCTGGCAGATTCTGTGGGACACCATTTAAATCAACCT GAGTACATCCAAAAACTTATGCCCCCATTGATCCAGAAATGGAATGAACTGAAGGATGAAGATAAAGACCTTTTCCCCCTGTTAGAG TGCTTATCGTCCATCGCCACCGCTCTGCAGAGTGGATTCCTTCCGTATTGTGAGCCGGTCTACCAGCGCTGTGTCACCTTGGTACAAAAGACCCTTGCTCAGGCCATG ATGTACAGTCAACATCCGGATCAGTATGAAGCTCCAGATAAGGATTTTATGATTGTTGCCCTGGACCTCTTGAGTGGACTTGCAGAAGGACTTGGTGGACACGTGGAGCAATTAGTAGCCAGGAGCAACATCATGACCCTTCTATTCCAATGCATGCAG GACATAATGCCTGAGGTTCGACAAAGTTCCTTTGCTCTGTTAGGGGACCTAACAAAGGCCTGCTTCCTGCATGTGAAACCATGTATCT CTGAATTTATGCCCATTCTTGGCACCAACCTAAATCCAGAGTTTATATCGGTCTGTAACAATGCAACGTGGGCCATTGGAGAGATCTGCATGCAGATGG GGGCAGAAATGCAGCCATATGTTTCGATGGTTTTAAACAATCTTGTGGAAATTATCAACCGGCCAAACACCCCGAAAACACTTCTGGAAAACACag CCATTACGATCGGGCGCCTGGGTTGTGTATGTCCCCAAGAAGTGGCACCCATGCTTCAGCAGTTTATCAGGCCCTG GTGCACGTCACTACGCAACATCCGTGACAATGAGGAAAAAGACTCTGCCTTCAGGGGGATCTGTATTATGATTGGGGTTAACCCAGGAGGTGTAGTGCAG GATTTTATCTTTTTCTGTGACGCGGTTGCATCGTGGGTTAGTCCGAAGGATGATCTCCGAGATATGTTCTATAAG ATTTTGCACGGTTTCAAAGAGCAGGTAGGGGAGGAAAACTGGAACCAGTTCTCCGAGCAGTTCCCTCCGCTGCTGAAGGAACGTCTGGCTGCATTCTATGGGGTTTAA
- the FBXW9 gene encoding F-box/WD repeat-containing protein 9 gives MMASGRQAESDNDSDVETLEDPDTQALDYISRVLSGQSLSEKLHKTTPDDLPLESWDESYQGGWDLKKSPVAEEDAEERCQLLLLPLELILHILSHLDPRFILGVLPQVCKTFSAIVAEKITWRTRVKKRISTNFPVVEQENFDWPTACMELEEQLSHWSDNGKKAEHFTLSDGHYASVDAVLLLQGGSLCVSGSRDRNVSLWDLRDLEPGQEKFKVKALGTEKTGTHKGWAWCLASCGNLLGSGSWDSTVKIWDIGAEGQQVGQIRGRAAVLCLALLPDILVAGSYDKRVSVYDPRASNPLIRSRKIHSSPVLSLVADERHIVSGGEDRTLVVFDRRANAVLQRIQLENYLFCMSYESPQLWAGDNQGLIHVYGSHSGTFQKLRCFDVGHSSQVTDVFHSAGTLYTTSTDKTMKVHIPTDPPRTIYTEVHSSVVNGVSVAGQTVAAASGGQTVEIWRFKE, from the exons ATGATGGCAAGCGGTCGGCAGGCAGAATCTGACAACGATTCAGATGTGGAAACACTGGAGGACCCCGATACGCAAGCATTGGACTATATTTCTAGAGTTCTGAGTGGCCAGAGCTTGAGTGAGAAACTTCATAAGACAACGCCAGATGACCTTCCCCTGGAGTCTTGGGATGAATCCTACCAAGGAGgctgggatttgaagaagtcacCTGTGGCAGAGGAGGATGCTGAGGAGCGTTGCCAGCTGTTGTTGCTCCCCTTAGAGCTCATTCTCCATATATTATCTCATTTGGATCCTCGCTTTATTCTTGGTGTTTTGCCGCAAGTGTGTAAAACGTTCAGTGCTATTGTGGCAGAGAAAATAACATGGAGAACACGAGTCAAGAAGCGAATCTCCACTAACTTTCCAGTGGTAGAAC AAGAGAATTTTGATTGGCCAACTGCCTGTATGGAACTTGAAGAGCAGCTCTCTCATTGGTCAGacaatgggaagaaggcagaGCATTTCACATTAAGTGACGGACACTACGCCTCTGTAGATGCAGTGCTATTGCTTCAG GGGGGCTCCTTATGCGTCTCTGGATCCCGAGACAGGAACGTCAGCCTCTGGGACTTGAGAGATCTGGAACCAGGGCAAGAGAAATTTAAAGTGAAGGCATTGGGAACAGAGAAAACTGGAACCCATAAG GGTTGGGCCTGGTGTCTTGCTTCCTGTGGAAATCTATTAGGTTCGGGGTCCTGGGACAGCACTGTGAAGATCTGGGACATCGGAGCTGAGGGCCAGCAGGTGGGACAGATCAG GGGACGGGCAGCAGTGCTGTGTCTAGCACTCCTTCCGGATATACTGGTGGCTGGATCATATGACAAGAGAGTGAGTGTATATGATCCAAGAG CTTCCAATCCATTGATCCGTTCTCGGAAGATCCATTCCAGTCCGGTGCTGTCCCTGGTGGCCGATGAGCGTCACATTGTGTCCGGGGGCGAGGACCGAACCTTGGTGGTGTTTGACCGCAGAGCTAATGCAGTATTACAGAGGATACAG CTTGAAAATTACCTCTTTTGCATGTCGTATGAATCTCCTCAGCTGTGGGCTGGTGACAATCAAGGTCTAATTCATGTGTATGGAAGCCACAGTGGGACATTCCAGAAACTACGG TGCTTTGATGTTGGCCACTCTTCCCAGGTCACTGACGTTTTCCATTCAGCGGGTACACTTTATACCACTTCCACTGACAAAACCATGAAG GTTCATATTCCCACTGATCCCCCTCGGACAATCTACACGGAGGTGCACAGCAGTGTGGTCAATGGG GTGAGTGTAGCCGGGCAAACTGTTGCAGCTGCCTCTGGAGGACAAACTGTGGAGATCTGGAGATTTAAAGAATAA
- the TNPO2 gene encoding transportin-2 isoform X2, with product MDWRPDEEGLQQVLQLLKDSQSPDTATQRVVQDKLKHLNQYPDFNNYLIFVLTRLKSEDEPTRSLSGLILKNNVKAHYQSFPQPVSEFIKQECLNSIGDSSSLIRATIGILITTIASKGELQTWPELLPQLCNLLNSEDYNTCEGAFGALQKICEDSSELLDSDALNRPLNIMIPKFLQFFKHCSPKIRSHAIACVNQFITDRAQALMDNIDTFIEHLFALAVDEDPEVRKNVCRALVMLLEVRIDRLLPHMHSIIQYMLERTQDSDENVALEACEFWLTLADQPICKDALANHLLQLIPILVNGMKYNEIDIILLKGDVEEDETVPDSEQDIKPRFHKSRTVTLQHEEDRAEGDDDADDEDDDDDTLSDWNLRKCSAAALDVLANVFREELLPHLLPLLKGLLFHPEWVIKESGILVLGAIAEGCMQGMVPYLPELIPHLIQCLSDKKALVRSIACWTLSRYAHWVVSQPPDLYLKPLMTELLKRILDSNKRVQEAACSAFATLEEEACTELVPYLSFILDTLVFAFGKYQHKNLLILYDAIGTLADSVGHHLNQPEYIQKLMPPLIQKWNELKDEDKDLFPLLECLSSIATALQSGFLPYCEPVYQRCVTLVQKTLAQAMMYSQHPDQYEAPDKDFMIVALDLLSGLAEGLGGHVEQLVARSNIMTLLFQCMQDIMPEVRQSSFALLGDLTKACFLHVKPCISEFMPILGTNLNPEFISVCNNATWAIGEICMQMGAEMQPYVSMVLNNLVEIINRPNTPKTLLENTAITIGRLGCVCPQEVAPMLQQFIRPWCTSLRNIRDNEEKDSAFRGICIMIGVNPGGVVQDFIFFCDAVASWVSPKDDLRDMFYKILHGFKEQVGEENWNQFSEQFPPLLKERLAAFYGV from the exons ATGGACTGGCGCCCAGATGAGGAAGGATTGCAGCAGGTCCTTCAGCTGCTTAAAGACTCGCAGTCCCCAGACACAGCCACGCAGCGGGTAGTCCAGGAT AAATTAAAACATTTGAACCAGTATCCAGATTTCAACAACTACTTAATCTTTGTGCTGACGCGGCTCAAGTCTGAAG ATGAGCCAACACGATCCCTGAGTGGTTTGATCCTGAAAAACAATGTGAAGGCCCATTATCAGAGCTTCCCTCAACCAGTGTCTGAATTTATCAAGCAGGAATGTTTGAACAGCATTGGCGATTCTTCTTCTCTCATCAGAGCAACAATTG GTATACTTATTACTACCATTGCATCGAAGGGTGAACTGCAGACGTGGCCAGAGCTCCTTCCTCAGCTATGTAACTTGCTGAACTCTGAGGATTACAACACGTGTGAG GGTGCGTTTGGGGCTCTGCAGAAGATCTGTGAAGATTCCTCTGAACTCCTTGACAGTGATGCGCTCAACAGGCCCCTCAACATCATGATCCCTAAATTCCTCCAGTTTTTTAAGCATTGCAGTCCCAAAATCAG GTCTCATGCTATCGCCTGTGTCAATCAGTTTATCACAGATCGAGCGCAAGCACTCATGGATAATATAGACACTTTTATTGAG caccttTTTGCCCTGGCAGTGGATGAAGACCCTGAGGTTCGGAAGAACGTGTGCCGTGCGCTGGTCATGTTGCTGGAGGTCCGAATAGACCGGCTACTGCCTCACATGCACAGCATAATCCAG TATATGCTGGAAAGGACGCAGGACAGCGATGAGAACGTAGCACTGGAAGCCTGTGAATTTTGGCTCACCTTGGCAGACCAGCCTATCTGCAAGGATGCCCTCGCTAATCACCTCCTGCA ATTGATTCCAATCTTGGTGAATGGGATGAAATATAACGAGATTGACATAATACTACTGAAG GGGGATGTGGAGGAGGATGAGACCGTGCCGGACAGTGAGCAGGACATCAAGCCACGGTTCCACAAGTCTCGCACAGTGACACTGCAGCACGAGGAAGATCGTGCAGAAGGTGATGATGATGCAGATGACGAGGACGATGACGATGATACATTGTCTGACTGGAATTTGA GAAAATGTTCTGCTGCTGCTCTCGACGTCCTTGCCAATGTGTTCCGGGAGGAGTTGCTCCCTCACCTTCTGCCTCTTCTGAAAGGTCTCCTTTTCCATCCCGAGTGGGTCATAAAGGAGTCAGGAATCCTGGTCCTTGGGGCAATTGCTGAAG GTTGCATGCAGGGAATGGTTCCTTACCTCCCAGAACTTATCCCTCATCTGATCCAGTGCTTGTCTGATAAGAAGGCATTGGTCCGCTCCATTGCCTGCTGGACACTGAGCCGATATGCCCATTGGGTCGTCAGCCAACCTCCTGACCTCTACTTGAAGCCGCTAATGACGGAGCTCCTCAAACGCATCTTGGACAGCAACAAGAGGGTGCAGGAGGCAGCTTGCAG CGCTTTTGCTACGTTGGAAGAAGAGGCCTGCACAGAATTGGTTCCGTACTTGAGCTTCATATTGGATACGTTGGTGTTTGCATTTGGGAAATACCAGCACAAGAATCTTCTGATCTTGTATGATGCGATTGGGACGCTGGCAGATTCTGTGGGACACCATTTAAATCAACCT GAGTACATCCAAAAACTTATGCCCCCATTGATCCAGAAATGGAATGAACTGAAGGATGAAGATAAAGACCTTTTCCCCCTGTTAGAG TGCTTATCGTCCATCGCCACCGCTCTGCAGAGTGGATTCCTTCCGTATTGTGAGCCGGTCTACCAGCGCTGTGTCACCTTGGTACAAAAGACCCTTGCTCAGGCCATG ATGTACAGTCAACATCCGGATCAGTATGAAGCTCCAGATAAGGATTTTATGATTGTTGCCCTGGACCTCTTGAGTGGACTTGCAGAAGGACTTGGTGGACACGTGGAGCAATTAGTAGCCAGGAGCAACATCATGACCCTTCTATTCCAATGCATGCAG GACATAATGCCTGAGGTTCGACAAAGTTCCTTTGCTCTGTTAGGGGACCTAACAAAGGCCTGCTTCCTGCATGTGAAACCATGTATCT CTGAATTTATGCCCATTCTTGGCACCAACCTAAATCCAGAGTTTATATCGGTCTGTAACAATGCAACGTGGGCCATTGGAGAGATCTGCATGCAGATGG GGGCAGAAATGCAGCCATATGTTTCGATGGTTTTAAACAATCTTGTGGAAATTATCAACCGGCCAAACACCCCGAAAACACTTCTGGAAAACACag CCATTACGATCGGGCGCCTGGGTTGTGTATGTCCCCAAGAAGTGGCACCCATGCTTCAGCAGTTTATCAGGCCCTG GTGCACGTCACTACGCAACATCCGTGACAATGAGGAAAAAGACTCTGCCTTCAGGGGGATCTGTATTATGATTGGGGTTAACCCAGGAGGTGTAGTGCAG GATTTTATCTTTTTCTGTGACGCGGTTGCATCGTGGGTTAGTCCGAAGGATGATCTCCGAGATATGTTCTATAAG ATTTTGCACGGTTTCAAAGAGCAGGTAGGGGAGGAAAACTGGAACCAGTTCTCCGAGCAGTTCCCTCCGCTGCTGAAGGAACGTCTGGCTGCATTCTATGGGGTTTAA